In the genome of Prosthecobacter dejongeii, the window TGGGAAACTCCGGCACCTGTCATCGCTAGTGATAACAGTGCGACCTTTGAAGTGAAAGGAGCTGCCCGCCCATGAAGCGCAGTGAACGCCTTTTGTTAGGCCTATTTGTCATCGTCTTCCTAGTCGTAGTGGGCGGTGGGGCACTGACCATTGGCCTCAATCATTACCGCAGCATCACCGAGGAAACCGCAAGGTTGCGTGATCGCTTGGTAGATATGAATCAAGCCATCACCGAGGGAGCTGAATGGCAGCGGCGCAGTGAGTGGCTGAATGAAACAGTGCCTACCTTCGCCTCACGGCAGGAGGCTTCTGCATGTCTTCTTGAGGTGATTCAAAAGGAAGCGGAAAAAGCTGGGCTGGCGCTGGCTGGCCGCGAGTTTTTAGAAGCGCCGAAAGAAATCGCCGAAGACGGTCTTCACTTTGAGGCTAGCCAAGGTTACTTTGACCGTGCTACGGTGCGACTGACCTTGAGTGCTGTGAAGGAACAGGCTTTTTTCACCTGGATGCATGGAGTGCAGCAGCCCGGTCGTTTCCTGGGGGTCACGCGTCTATTGATCACCCCAACCGGGCAGGGGAAAAGCGTGAATGCGGAGGTGGAAGTCACCCAGTTTTATCATGAAAATGCAGTGGGCACTGGTGAACCAAAAGGAGGGGAAAAGCCATGAAACTTTTTTTGTTAGGAGCATGTTCTCTGGCAGGCAGTCTTGTTGCACAAGATTCCACCGTAAAATTGCCTCCGCCTGTGGCTTTCCCAGAACTGAATCATTATGCGCCGCTGTGGGAGAGGTCTCTCTTTACGACTCGGGATCTCCCTTCGCCGGATGCTCCAGCAGGGCCATTGTTTACAGACACTCTTTCATTGGTCGGTGTCTATGAGGTGGATGGTCAGGTGGTGGCGGTGCTGGTGGACCGAACAACTTCCCTCATCAGTGAAGCGCGACTAAATACCGACAATGAAAACGGCATCAAAATCCGAAAAGTGACCCCCGGAGCCACCATGGACAAAACGCGCGTGCAATTGCAAAAAGGAGATCAAGCGGGGTGGGTGAGCTTTGCGGAAGCTCCCCCCCCAACTCCAACCGCACCAGCTCTGCAGACGCGTCCTGCCATTGTACCGGCTCTCAGCTCCCCCCTCCTCCCCCCTGCGCAAACTCCGGCGGCCACGCCCAAAGGGGATGTTCCTTTACCACCTCCTTAAGACTTCATTTTCAAGTTGCCAGTTAGGTAGCCGGATGTGAGCTTGTCCGTCATGTTCGAACTCGTGGAGTTTCCCCCGCTCAATTGGCTGGCAGCGCTGAAGGCGCTGTTCGCTCTCTGCATCGGTCACGCGATTGCAGATTTCCCTTTGCAGGGGGAATATTTGGCCACGGGCAAAAACCGACGATTCTTGATTCGACTTCAGGACCCGTCCCGGCCTGTCAGCATTTGGTTTGCCTGCATGAGTGCGCACTGTCTCATTCACGCAGGGGCGGTTTGGCTGATCACGGGCTCCGCTCTTTTAGGTGGGATTGAGTTGATCGTTCATTGGTGCATTGATGTGGCGAAGTGTGAAGGAAAGACCACGTTTAACCAAGATCAGATTCTCCACGTGGTTTGCAAAGTGGCCTATGTCACCATTGCGTGGGCTGGCTGGTTAAACTTGTAAGCAGGGCTGCCGAGTTTCTCACTACGCGTTTTTGCCTTACTAAAGGTAGGGGAGGAGAAGAATTTGTCAGTCGGTTAAAAAGGCTGGAGCGGTCGTGAGCAGCGATCATGCAAAGAAGTCAGGCCATTGCTTTGGGGGCAACGTTTGAAGTTATGGGTTAAATGGCTAGGGGGATTTTATAGTAGCTGTAAGCGTAGGTGTATTTCTGTGAAAGCATCTTGATGCAGAGT includes:
- a CDS encoding DUF3307 domain-containing protein, whose product is MFELVEFPPLNWLAALKALFALCIGHAIADFPLQGEYLATGKNRRFLIRLQDPSRPVSIWFACMSAHCLIHAGAVWLITGSALLGGIELIVHWCIDVAKCEGKTTFNQDQILHVVCKVAYVTIAWAGWLNL